A stretch of DNA from Acidobacteriota bacterium:
GTTCCTGACCGCCTCTTTCAGGTCCACGTTGGTCGCGGCGATTATCCGGACATCAACCTTTGTCGTTCCGGTCTCGCCGATCGGCGTAAACTCCCGTTCCTGGATCACACGCAGCAGCCGAACCTGCAACTCCGGCCGCAGGTCGCCGATCTCGTCCAAAAAGATCGAACCCGTATCAGCAACCTCAAAAAGCCCTTTCTTTGCCGCGATCGCTCCGGTAAAGGCTCCCTTCGTATGCCCAAAAAGCTCCGATTCGAGAAGCTCAGACGGAATGTTCGAGCAATTGACCACGACGAACGGCTTGTCCGCACGCGGGCTCGCTTCGTGGATCGCCTTTGCGACAAGCTCCTTGCCGGTCCCGCTCTCGCCGGTGATCAAGACGGTCGAGCGGGCCGGCGCAACGCGTTCGACCAAGCGGAAGATGTCTTCCATCTTCTCCGAACGCCCGACGATGGCATCGCGGCTTACGGACCGCGTCATCGCCTGCCGAAGCGTTTGCCGCTCTTCCTCTTTCTTGCGTTTCCTTATACCTTTCGCGACGAGGTTGAGGATCTGCTCATTCTGAAAAGGCTTGCGGATGACGCCCTCGGCGCCTTTTTCCCACGCCGAGATCGCCGTATCGAACGTCGCAAAGGCCGTTACCATCAGCACGACGGCCTCAGGGTCGAGCTTGATCAGCTCCTCGAGCGCGGTCAGGCCGCCCATGCCCGGCATCGAAACGTCCATCAGCACAAGATCGAACGTCTGCGTCGGATAGAGCTCGAGCGCTTCCTCGCCCGTTCGGGCAAGTTCCACCTTGTAACCCGCGCCCGAGAGAATGGTCTCGAGCACGTCGCGCATTATTTCTTCATCGTCACAGACTAGTATCGTGCCTTTGCGTGCCATATACGTAACATTAGAGATTTAACCACATTGATGCGTTGCCGCAAGCGGAGCGGAAAGATTTCACTTGTTTAGCACGAGATCTGCGACGCCCCGGGTGTAAGATAAAAGTGATCAATGGCTGTTTACGATAGCTTTGCTAGGTTTTACGATCGGCTCTTCGCGCCGGCCGAGCGGCGGTTCCTCGGCCGCTGGCGGCGGGAGACTCTTTCGCTCATTCCCGAAGGCTCTCGCCTGCTCGAGCTCGGTGCGGGAACGGGGGCGAACTTTGAATTTTACGCGTTGCCGGAACGCGTCGTCTCGAGCGAAATCTCGTGCGAGATGCTCGCATTTGCCGCCGTAAAGGCACGCGGCAACGCACTGATCCAGGCCAATGCCGAAGAGCTTCCCTTTGCGGCCGATTCATTTGACGCCGCCTTCGCGACGCTAGTTTTTTGCTCGATACCGCGACCCGAATTAGCCTTTGCCGATCTTCGCAGAGTTGTCCGCCCGGGCGGCAGCGTCGTTTTGCTCGAACACGTTCGGCCGCCGGGACTGCTCGGTCGGGTTTTTGACGTCGTGAATTTTGCGACCGTCGCATTGATCGATGATCATTTCAACCGCCGGACCGCCGAAGTTGCGGTCTCCTCCGGTCTTCGGCTTATCGAGAACCGGCGGAAGCTTGCTGGCGTCGTAAACCTTATTGTTCTCGAGAATCCTGACTAGTATCCGGTCTTAGTTTCTGGAAAACCTTTTAGTTCAAACCTTTTCTCTTTTTCGTCGTATAATTTAAGGAAAGCAAAGCGGGATTTTCTGCGGTGTTTTCGGGCATTTTTTTCACGGTCGAGTATATTCAACATGGCGGCTTCAAAAGGTACTAAGATCGCTCTTGCCATTGGCGCGGGGCTTTTCGTTCTTCTCATCGTCGGCGTTATCGCGCTGATCCTATTCGCCGATATGCTCAGCCGGCCGAGCGTGCCGAGCAATAGCGTGCTCGTGCTGAGTGTCTCAGGCTCATTGCCGGACTACGTCCCCGAGGACGAGTTCGCAAAGGCGCTCGGCATCGGCCAACAGCAGAGCTTCACAGGGTTGCTGACCCAACTCCGCAAGGCAAAGGTCGATAACCGCGTTGGCGCCGTTCTGCTCAACATCAACTTCCCCGGCATCGGCTGGGCGAAGGCCGATGAACTTCGCGATGCGATCAAGAGCGTTCGCGACTCCGGCAAGCCCGTCTATGCCTATATGGAAATGGGCACGAATCGGGAGTACTACATCGCGACCGCTGCCGAGCGGATCTACCTGCCGCCGCCGGGCGATCTTTGGGTCAATGGCTTTGCCGCCGAAGCGATGTTCTACAAAGGCTCGCTCGACAAGCTCGGCATTGAGGCCGAGGTGATCCAGATCGGCCCGAAATACAAGAACGCTCCCGACCAATACACCCGCAAGGAAATGGGCGAAGGCCAGGCTGAGGTGATCAATGCTGTGCTTGACGAATACGTAGCACGCTTCACCGGCGCGATCGCCGAGTCGCGAAAGAAGTCGCCCGAAGATATCGCCGCCCTGATCGACAACGCCCCTTACAACGCCGGCCAGGCAAAGGAACTCGGCCTGATCGACGACGCCCTTTACCCCGACCAAATGTATGACGAGATCAAGAAGCGTCTCGGCTACAAGGACGACGAAAAGCTCCGGACCATCAGCGGCGGGCAGTATAAGGAAGTGCCCTCGGATTCGCTCGGCCTGAACAACGGCGAACGGGTCGCCATCATCTTCGCAAGCGGTGCGATCAACTCCGGCAAATCAAGTGACGGCACATTCGGCGGGCAGATGGTCGGTTCGGATACCGTCGTCTCGGCGGTAAATGCCGCAGCCGAGGACTCGAGTGTAAAGGCGATCATTCTCCGCGTCGATTCGCCAGGCGGTTCGGCCCTCGCGTCGGACCTTATGTGGCGGGCGATCGAGAACGCCAAGCTGAAGAAACCGGTCGTCGTCTCAATGGCGGATGTCGCGGCCTCGGGCGGTTATTACATCTCGACTAACGCCAACAAGATCGTCGCACAGCCTTCGACCCTAACAGGCTCGATCGGCGTCTTTGTCGGCAAGCCGGACGTTAGCGGCCTCTATGAATGGCTCGGCATCACCAATCAATACATTCTCCGCGGCAAGAACTCCGGCATCTTCCGGGCGACCGAAAAGTGGAACCCGGACGAGCGGAAAAAGATGGAGGACTTTGCCAACAACATCTATTTCAACAACTTTATCCCGAAGGTCGCCGCCGGACGCAATATGAACGCCGAACGGGCCAACGAACTCGGCCAGGGCCGCGTTTGGACCGGAACTCAGGCAAAGCAGAACGGCCTCATTGACGAATTTGGCGGGCTCGAAAAGGCCATCGATATCGCCAAGGAACTCGCCGGTTTGCCGGCCGATAAGGACGTAAGGCGGATCGTCTTCCCGGCTCCGACGCCGTTCTTCCAAACGCTCTTGGGTAGCGGTGAGGACGCGACCGTCGAATCCGACCAGAAGGCCCAAAGGGCCATAGCCGACGCTCTGCCGAGAGACGCCCGCCGGGCGCTCCGCTACGCCGAAATGTTTGACCGAATGCAGCGCGGCGAAGCAATGATGCTCCTGCCCTTTGAGTTTGAGATCAAGTAGGCGGTGCACGGCGAAGAAGGCCGCAGCCATAAAACGAAAAACTCAAACTGCCGGTGTCTTTGGGACCTTTGTGCAACCCTTTGCGAGCTTTGTGTTTAAGAATGATTCAAACGCAAAGCTCGCAGAGTTTCTGCACAAAGAGCCCGAAGCGGAGATTCAACATGCCGCAGTCGGCAGATTCGTCCGGACTTGAGATTCCTGTTTTGTTTTCAGCCCGCCTTTCGCCTATAATCCGCCTGCGCTCGGCTGAATCTGGCCTGCGTAGCAATTTTATCCTCTCAACCGTATTAGTTCTTTCAACCCAAGCAGAAAGGAGATAACAAATGGTAAGGATCATTCTCGGAGTCGTGGCGGGTTTCATTGCCTGGTCGATACTTTGGATCGGCAGCGACCAAGTGCTGATGTCGCTCTCGCCCGGTTGGTACGGAGCTCACCAACTCGGGATGGAAAAGGCCATGGTCAATACCACGGAGTTTACGGCTGACGCGACGATATTGGTGATGCACATCGTCCGCAGCATCATCATCTCGATCGTTTCGGGTTATCTGGCTGCGGTAATTGCCGGCGAGAATAACCGGACGGCATTGATCCTAGGTGCGCTCCTGCTCGCCTTCGGTCTGATGGTGCAGATCATGGTCTGGAACTACATGCCGGTCTGGTACCACGCGGTCTTCTTGCTTCTGCTCGTTCCGATGACGCTCCTTGGGGCAAAGCTGAAGACGCTTCCGGCCGCCGCACCGCCTGCGGCCGAGGCCTAGCGGTAAGCCTCAAGCGCGAGCGGAATCGGCAAAGCGGCGACGTTCCGACCATAAGCGCGGCGTTCGAGCTTGAGCACCTCGTGCTCTTCGGCCGCAAGCAATTCATCGGGCGGCAGGTGCTCCGGCCGCTCGTAGCAGGCATGGACAATGCACGGAAGAGGCTTGGCCTTCCCGTGAACCAGACAACCCATATCGCCTTCAAATAGCGGGCAGGCAAACTTCGCCTCTGCCCGCTTTTCATTTTTGAGAAGCTCGGCCGATCGTCTTATGCGTTCGGCGGCCCGTTCACGGACTTCGTCCGGCAGCTCGCCGAGCGCGGCATTGATCGCCCGGGCCTCAAGCCGTGTGATGCGGACATTGACGAAGTGCACGTCCGTGCAGCAAGAGCCCTTAACCTCGCAGGTCTCGCAGCTCTTTGCCCGGTGCTCGAACCGCTCTCCGATCTCGGCCGCAAAGTCGGCCTTTCTACCGTTCGCGAGCTCGATCACTTTCCGTTCGGAGATCAGCTTCATCGCCTCGCAAAGCCTTCGTCCGGCATAACGCCGAGTAATTCACATCCTAGTTTCATAATGCTAAGCTTATGATTTTCGCGTGCCGCCCGCGTACGCGCTCCATCAAACTTAAGGATCCGAAAACCATGATTTCCCCAAAGATCATCGCAGCCCTCGTGCTTTTTTCCCTATTCGCGGCCGAGATTCACGCCACCGTGGGTGACGAGGTAAAGCTCAAAAATGGCGACCGCCTGACCGGCAAGGTCATCTCCCGCGAAGGCGAGACGATCACGCTTGAGACCGATTATGCAGGCAAGGTCACCATCGACGCAAAGTTCGTCGATTCGGTCACCGTCGCTGAGGAAAAACCCGCCGAAGCCGAAACTGCCGCAAAAGCAGATGCCAAGCCTGAGCCGGAACCGGTCGCTGAGCCCGAACCGGCCGAACTAAAAGAAGAACCGCGGCTCTTCGGCGGCAAGATGTACGGGCTCTTCACCGGCTGGCAAGGCAATGCCAGCGTCGGGTTCAATTTCACGACCGGCAATTCGCGAACAAGCCAGATGACCACCGGCCTGCGGGCCACGAAGACCGGAACTAAGGACAAACTGACCGTTTACTCGCGGAGCCTCTGGAACAGCAACCGCAATGCAAGCGCAAGCACGACGCAAAATGCCGTTTGGGGCGGCGCCCGCTATGACCGCCGGTTGAGCGACCGGACCTTCGGGTTCGTTTCTTATGATTTCGAACGCGACCGGCCGCGGAAGCTATATTTCCGCTCGGTACCGGGCGGCGGGATCGGCCACCACCTCGTCAAAAACGACCGGACCGAGCTTGACGTCCTTATCGGCGGCGGTTGGAACCGCACATGGCAGGTCGGCCCGAACACCGACACGCCCGAAGCGCTCGCCGGCAATACGCTCAAGCACCGCTTCAACGGCAAGCTTCGGCTTCAGCAGGCGTTCAGCTTTTATCAGAACGTAACCGACCGCAACGAGTTTCGCTTTATCTTCGACTCGAATATGACAGTAGATATAACCAAAAACATCGGCTGGCAGTTCACGGTCGGCAACCGCTACAACAACGACCCGACCGGCACGTCGAAACGCAACGATTTCTTTTTCACAACCGGAATGCGCTGGAACTTTGGCAAGAAGAACTAACGGCCCGGGCGAATCCGCTCGCTTCCTCGCGTGCGAACTTCGATGCGGTTGTTGTATCTTTTAGATAAGAGGAGTTCAGATAATTATGCTTAAAGAAGGCGATAAAGCGCCCGTGTTCAAGGGCAAGAATCAGGACGGCAAGGCCGTCAAGCTTGGTGATTTCAAGGGCAAAAAGCTCGCACTATATTTTTACCCGAAGGACGACACGCCGGGCTGCACCAAACAGGCATGCTCGCTCCGCGATGGGATCGCGGAACTGAAGAAAGCCGGTATCGAGGTGGTCGGCGTTTCGATCGACGACGAAAAGTCGCACCAGAAATTCATCGCAAAATATGAACTTCCGTTCGACCTGCTCGCCGATACTGACAAGTCGATCGTCGAGGCCTTCGGCGTTTGGGGCGAGAAAAGTATGTACGGAAAAAAGTACATGGGGACGCACCGCAAGACATTTTTGATCGATGAGAAAGGCAAGATCGTAAAGATTTTTGATAAGGTAAAGGTAAGCGAACATGCCGATGAGGTACTCGCCGCCTTTGCGAAATAAATGCTTATGAAAATAAAAAGACTTGGACTTTTGACCGCACTCGCCGCGACCGGCCTGTTTGCGGCGGCCTGCGCCGAAACGGGCACGAACACCGCCCGCAACGCGTCGCCCGCTGTTAACGCATCGCCGGCCGCGAATACGAACACAAAGCCCGTTGCTCCGGCCGCTTCGCCCGCGGCCCTTAACATTCCGTTTCCGGATGTTGAGCGGATGCCGCTGGCCGAGGCCAAAAAGGCATTCGACGATGGCTCAGCCGTTTTCGTTGACACACACTCAGCGGCCAGCTTCGACGTTCAACGGATCAAAGGAGCGGTAAACATTCCGCCGGACCAGATCGCCAAGGCGGATTCGCTACCGAAAGGCAAGAAGATAATTGCCTACTGTTCCTGACCGGCCGAAAATTCAAGTGCCGGTCTGGTACACGAACTAAAGAAGAAAGGATTCACCAACGCTTATGCACTACTCGGCGGAACCGCCTCCTGGCGAGAGGCCGGCTTCCCGATGGAAGGCAAGGGAGCGAATTGATCCAATCCAAGAATAATGAAGCCGGCCGCGGAATTTAATCTCCGGGCCGGCTTTTCTTTATCCAAAAACTCCCATCGAGGCTATTCGTCCCTACATTCATACACGGATTTTGCCCGAGAAGTTCCCTGCGTCATCCCGATGCGGTAGAGAATCCATCGCCCGCGTCATTTGACACAAATTTGAAATAGAATTATTCTAAGTCGAAATCGCAACACGTCCCCGTATGATGAAGCAACTTGAGGCCTCAGGTTACACAAAGCAAAGGCACGCCGTGCTGCAGGTGATCCGCGAGTCGGAATCGCACCTGACGGCGAACGAGGTCTTTGAACATGCTCGCCGTCGGCTTGCGGGCATCTCGTTCGCAACGGTCTATAACTCCCTGCGGTATCTCAAGAACGAGGGCCTGATCGGCGAAGTTAGTTTCGGTGCGGACGCGACGCGTTACGACCGCAACCTTCAGCCGCACCACCATGCGATCTGCACGGACTGTGGAAAGCTTGCCGACCTTGAGCTCGCTATCCCGCCTGAGTTGCTGAAGCAGGCTGTAAGGCGATCAAGGTTTAAGCCGGGCGAGATGGACTTTACGCTTCGGGGCCTTTGCCCTGATTGCGGCGACTAGCTGACCGGGATATGCCCCGGTGCACTTTGCCGGCCGCATTTCAACTACCTGTAATTTTTCAAAATACAAACCAAGAGGAACGACAAAAAAGATGGGAAACAACGAAGTAGAAAACCAAGGCGAAGCGTTTGAGATAAATGAATCGAGCCGCTGTCCGTTTACGGGTGGTTCTATCGGCTTTACGACCAGCACAAAGCGATCCAATAGCGACTGGTGGCCGAATGCGTTGGATCTAGGGATCCTCCGGCAGAATTCGGAACTGGCGGATCCGATGGGCAACGACTTCAATTACGCGGAAGAGTTCAAGTCGCTTGACCTCAACGCCGTGATGGAAGACCTCAAGGCCCTGATGACGGATTCGCAGGACTGGTGGCCGGCGGATTACGGTCACTACGGCCCGTTCATGATCCGCATGGCATGGCACGCGGCCGGTACTTACCGTGTTGCGGACGGCCGCGGCGGTGCGGGCAATGGCGAGCAGCGTTTTGCCCCGACCAATAGCTGGCCGGACAACGGCAACCTTGATAAGGCACGCCGCCTACTGTGGCCGGTCAAGCAGAAATACGGCCGCAAGCTTTCGTGGGCAGACCTCTTCGTCCTGGCCGGCAACGCCGCTCTCGAATCGATGGGCTTTAAGACGTTTGGCTTCGGTGGCGGCCGTGCAGATGTTTGGCATCCGCAGGAAGATACTTACTGGGGCTCCGAGGGCGAATGGCTTGCCGACAAACGTTACACCGGCGACCGTGAGCTTGAGAACCCGCTCGCAGCCGTCCAGATGGGGCTGATCTACGTCAACCCCGAAGGCCCGAACGGCAACCCTGACCCGCTCGGTTCGGCCCGCGATATCCGCGAAACCTTTGGCCGGATGGCGATGAACGACTATGAAACCGTCGCACTTACCGCCGGCGGCCACACCTTCGGTAAAGCACACGGTGCCGGCGATGCGGCCCATGTTGGCTCGGAGCCGGAAGGCGCCCCGATCGAGGCTCAAGGCTTCGGCTGGCTGAGCACCTACGCCTCCGGCAAGGGTGCCGATACGATCACGAGCGGCATCGAAGGTGCCTGGACACCGACGCCGATCCAGTGGGACAACAGCTATTTTGAGACGCTCTTCGGCAACGAATGGGAGCTGACCAAGAGCCCGGCGGGAGCAAATCAGTGGCGTCCGGTCAATGTCGAACCGAACGTGCCCGACGCGGCCGACCCGAACAAAAAGCATCTACCGATGATGACCACCGCCGATATGGCGATGCGGATGGACCCGGCATACGAGAAGATCTCTCGGCACTTCATGGAGAATCCGGATGAACTGGCCGACGCCTTTGCTCGTGCATGGTTCAAGCTTACGCACCGCGACATGGGCCCGAAGGCCCGGTATCTTGGTTCGATGGTTCCGGCAGAGGAGCTCATTTGGCAGGACCCGGTCCCGGCCGATTCGCGTTCGACCATTGATTCGTCGGATGTCGGCGTGCTCAAAGAAAAGATACTCAATTCCGGCTTGACCGTTTCGCAACTTGCATCGACCGCATGGGCGTCGGCCTCGACCTTCCGCGGGACGGACAATCGCGGCGGAGCCAACGGAGCCCGCATCCGCCTTGCGCCGCAGAAGAACTGGGAGGTCAACAACCCGTTCCAGCTTGGCACTGTGCTGGCGACTCTCGAGGGCATTCAGAATGAGTTCAATGCCTCGCTCGGCGGCGGCAAACGCGTTTCACTTGCCGACGTGATCGTGCTCGGCGGATGTGCTGCGGTTGAGAAGGCGGCAAGGGATGCCGGCTACGACGTCTCCGTGCCCTTCACACCGGGCCGCGGCGATGCAACGCAGGAAATGACTGAGGTCGAATCGTTCCAATATCTCGAACCACAGTCTGACGGCTTCCGCAATTACCGCAAGAGCCATCACAAGACGCCGGCCGAAGAAATGCTGATCGATAAGGCCGCACTTATGGGGCTGACCGCTCCGGAGATGACGGCACTCGTTGGCGGCATGCGTGTCCTTGATACGAACTGGGACGGCTCAAAGCACGGCGTTTTGACCGACCGCCCGGGCACGCTGACCAACGACTTCTTTACCAACCTGCTCGATATGAGCACGAAATGGGAGTCGGCAAACGGCGACGGCCAGGTCTTCAACGGCGTCAACCGCACGACCGGCGAACAGAAGTGGACAGGCACGCGGGTCGATCTAATCTTCGGCTCGAACTCGGAACTCCGCTCGCTCGCTGAGGTTTATGCCTGCGACGACGGCAAGGAAAAGTTCGTCCGCGACTTCATCGCAGCATGGGATAAGGTGATGAACCTTGACCGGTTCGATCTTGCCTAGTTTCTCTTGCCTGTTTTCTATTACAAGAAGCATCATTGGTGATAATCGCGTAGATGAAGGGGCGGGCCGGAAAAACGGTTCGCCCTTTTGCGCGATTTACAAAGTTGGTTTACAGATAGGACACGGTCTTATTTGGATGGCTTAAGCTATGTTCAAACTCGTTGTTTTTTTGGCCTTGATTTTGATAAACTCCCTGTTGATGGGCATCGCCGTTCCCTGAGCCGTTGTTTATTCCCCAGCACTTGCATTTGATTAGATGCAGGGTTAAGAGTCCCGGACAATCCTAGGAGAGGGAATTTTATGGAGGCTGTGAGATATCTATCGTTCTCGTTGCCGGTTTTGCTGTCCTTAAGTCTTACGCTGAAAACTCAGAAGTATGCGTCCGCGCACGAGGGTTTTGAGGGCCTCTCGCTTCAAATTTCTTCATCCAAGCAGAGTTTTGTCCAACTTGAGCCGATCCC
This window harbors:
- a CDS encoding sigma-54-dependent Fis family transcriptional regulator → MARKGTILVCDDEEIMRDVLETILSGAGYKVELARTGEEALELYPTQTFDLVLMDVSMPGMGGLTALEELIKLDPEAVVLMVTAFATFDTAISAWEKGAEGVIRKPFQNEQILNLVAKGIRKRKKEEERQTLRQAMTRSVSRDAIVGRSEKMEDIFRLVERVAPARSTVLITGESGTGKELVAKAIHEASPRADKPFVVVNCSNIPSELLESELFGHTKGAFTGAIAAKKGLFEVADTGSIFLDEIGDLRPELQVRLLRVIQEREFTPIGETGTTKVDVRIIAATNVDLKEAVRNGTFREDLYYRLSVVPIELPPLRQRPEDILPLTKHFIRKYNAENGREITEQISSEVLSLLENYNFPGNVRELENVIERAVVIATTDEITVECLRPEVRSPELVQERMDEAEGASGDIDISRGVNFYDEVKRFEIDLIRRALEQTGGHQSRAARLLGLNATTLNSKLKTYQIKPRL
- a CDS encoding methyltransferase domain-containing protein, coding for MAVYDSFARFYDRLFAPAERRFLGRWRRETLSLIPEGSRLLELGAGTGANFEFYALPERVVSSEISCEMLAFAAVKARGNALIQANAEELPFAADSFDAAFATLVFCSIPRPELAFADLRRVVRPGGSVVLLEHVRPPGLLGRVFDVVNFATVALIDDHFNRRTAEVAVSSGLRLIENRRKLAGVVNLIVLENPD
- the sppA gene encoding signal peptide peptidase SppA, producing MAASKGTKIALAIGAGLFVLLIVGVIALILFADMLSRPSVPSNSVLVLSVSGSLPDYVPEDEFAKALGIGQQQSFTGLLTQLRKAKVDNRVGAVLLNINFPGIGWAKADELRDAIKSVRDSGKPVYAYMEMGTNREYYIATAAERIYLPPPGDLWVNGFAAEAMFYKGSLDKLGIEAEVIQIGPKYKNAPDQYTRKEMGEGQAEVINAVLDEYVARFTGAIAESRKKSPEDIAALIDNAPYNAGQAKELGLIDDALYPDQMYDEIKKRLGYKDDEKLRTISGGQYKEVPSDSLGLNNGERVAIIFASGAINSGKSSDGTFGGQMVGSDTVVSAVNAAAEDSSVKAIILRVDSPGGSALASDLMWRAIENAKLKKPVVVSMADVAASGGYYISTNANKIVAQPSTLTGSIGVFVGKPDVSGLYEWLGITNQYILRGKNSGIFRATEKWNPDERKKMEDFANNIYFNNFIPKVAAGRNMNAERANELGQGRVWTGTQAKQNGLIDEFGGLEKAIDIAKELAGLPADKDVRRIVFPAPTPFFQTLLGSGEDATVESDQKAQRAIADALPRDARRALRYAEMFDRMQRGEAMMLLPFEFEIK
- a CDS encoding DUF481 domain-containing protein, with the translated sequence MISPKIIAALVLFSLFAAEIHATVGDEVKLKNGDRLTGKVISREGETITLETDYAGKVTIDAKFVDSVTVAEEKPAEAETAAKADAKPEPEPVAEPEPAELKEEPRLFGGKMYGLFTGWQGNASVGFNFTTGNSRTSQMTTGLRATKTGTKDKLTVYSRSLWNSNRNASASTTQNAVWGGARYDRRLSDRTFGFVSYDFERDRPRKLYFRSVPGGGIGHHLVKNDRTELDVLIGGGWNRTWQVGPNTDTPEALAGNTLKHRFNGKLRLQQAFSFYQNVTDRNEFRFIFDSNMTVDITKNIGWQFTVGNRYNNDPTGTSKRNDFFFTTGMRWNFGKKN
- the bcp gene encoding thioredoxin-dependent thiol peroxidase; this encodes MMLKEGDKAPVFKGKNQDGKAVKLGDFKGKKLALYFYPKDDTPGCTKQACSLRDGIAELKKAGIEVVGVSIDDEKSHQKFIAKYELPFDLLADTDKSIVEAFGVWGEKSMYGKKYMGTHRKTFLIDEKGKIVKIFDKVKVSEHADEVLAAFAK
- a CDS encoding rhodanese-like domain-containing protein, giving the protein MKIKRLGLLTALAATGLFAAACAETGTNTARNASPAVNASPAANTNTKPVAPAASPAALNIPFPDVERMPLAEAKKAFDDGSAVFVDTHSAASFDVQRIKGAVNIPPDQIAKADSLPKGKKIIAYCS
- a CDS encoding transcriptional repressor, with the translated sequence MMKQLEASGYTKQRHAVLQVIRESESHLTANEVFEHARRRLAGISFATVYNSLRYLKNEGLIGEVSFGADATRYDRNLQPHHHAICTDCGKLADLELAIPPELLKQAVRRSRFKPGEMDFTLRGLCPDCGD
- the katG gene encoding catalase/peroxidase HPI; translated protein: MGNNEVENQGEAFEINESSRCPFTGGSIGFTTSTKRSNSDWWPNALDLGILRQNSELADPMGNDFNYAEEFKSLDLNAVMEDLKALMTDSQDWWPADYGHYGPFMIRMAWHAAGTYRVADGRGGAGNGEQRFAPTNSWPDNGNLDKARRLLWPVKQKYGRKLSWADLFVLAGNAALESMGFKTFGFGGGRADVWHPQEDTYWGSEGEWLADKRYTGDRELENPLAAVQMGLIYVNPEGPNGNPDPLGSARDIRETFGRMAMNDYETVALTAGGHTFGKAHGAGDAAHVGSEPEGAPIEAQGFGWLSTYASGKGADTITSGIEGAWTPTPIQWDNSYFETLFGNEWELTKSPAGANQWRPVNVEPNVPDAADPNKKHLPMMTTADMAMRMDPAYEKISRHFMENPDELADAFARAWFKLTHRDMGPKARYLGSMVPAEELIWQDPVPADSRSTIDSSDVGVLKEKILNSGLTVSQLASTAWASASTFRGTDNRGGANGARIRLAPQKNWEVNNPFQLGTVLATLEGIQNEFNASLGGGKRVSLADVIVLGGCAAVEKAARDAGYDVSVPFTPGRGDATQEMTEVESFQYLEPQSDGFRNYRKSHHKTPAEEMLIDKAALMGLTAPEMTALVGGMRVLDTNWDGSKHGVLTDRPGTLTNDFFTNLLDMSTKWESANGDGQVFNGVNRTTGEQKWTGTRVDLIFGSNSELRSLAEVYACDDGKEKFVRDFIAAWDKVMNLDRFDLA